The Ignavibacteria bacterium genome contains a region encoding:
- a CDS encoding S24 family peptidase, whose amino-acid sequence MKKEEVLKFLHRKNYTKMFLARELGMTRQGLEYHLRGDGNVKQFIADKIRDLTGYDSGWEDEEDAISAKGHFFPLLDMQKIEESNIPFLITHTAHNQFFHYTKKELCFCITALGDSMQGQSARAIADGDILFIDMEQKMMNGDIVFVMLKNGRKFVRIYMANDGEFTFKPLNPAYPEINVKKEDVEFVYRVLLVRTKDREL is encoded by the coding sequence AAGTGCTGAAGTTCTTGCACCGCAAAAACTATACAAAAATGTTCCTGGCTCGCGAACTGGGAATGACCCGGCAGGGACTCGAGTACCACCTCAGGGGCGATGGCAATGTCAAACAGTTCATTGCCGATAAAATCCGTGACCTTACAGGATACGACAGCGGCTGGGAAGATGAAGAGGACGCAATTAGCGCAAAAGGTCACTTTTTCCCCCTCCTGGATATGCAGAAAATTGAAGAATCAAACATCCCTTTTCTCATTACTCATACTGCCCATAACCAGTTTTTTCACTATACTAAAAAAGAACTCTGCTTCTGTATTACTGCCTTGGGCGATTCCATGCAGGGACAAAGTGCACGCGCTATTGCAGACGGCGATATACTATTCATCGACATGGAACAGAAAATGATGAATGGCGATATCGTGTTTGTAATGCTTAAAAACGGCAGGAAGTTCGTCCGTATTTATATGGCAAATGACGGCGAGTTTACCTTCAAACCGCTGAACCCCGCTTACCCGGAAATAAACGTGAAAAAAGAAGACGTGGAATTCGTCTACAGAGTCCTCCTGGTCCGCACCAAGGACCGCGAACTCTAA